The window CCCGTGCTGGAGAGTCTCGCCGGCAGCGACGACCTCCCGTCGGCGGTGCAGGGCTTCTCGGAGGCCGTCCAGCAGGGCGTTCCGATGCCCACTCACCCCAAGATGAACAAGGTGTGGGGCCCCACCGGCACCGCCTTCGGCAAGGCGCTCGACGGCAATATGTCCGTCAAGGACGCGATGGTCGAAGCCGAGAGCACCATCCGCGACAACTGGGAGTAAGCGATGAGCGCGACTAGCAGTATCGCCGACCGGGTGGCCGAACTCCCGGCGATCGAACGCGAGGACGTGTCCCTGTTGCTCGTCCTTCCGGGGCTGTTCCTGTTCGCGGCGTTCATGTTTTTCCCGATGCTGTACCTGCTCGGCATCTCGTTCACGAACGCCCGACCATCCAACCTGTTTATGGGTGGGAGCTTCCTCACGTTCGGCGAGGCGACGTTCGTCGGCATCGAAAACTACGTATCAGTACTCTCAGACGGGAAGTTCTGGAACTCGCTGGGGATCACGTGGCTGTTCGTCGCGACTAGTCTCGTGTTGAAAATCACGCTGGGGCTGGGAGTCGCGCTCGTCGTGACGAACGACCGGGTGCGGGGCGCGCGATTTATGCGCTCGCTGCTCATCATCCCGATGGGCCTGCCCGCCATCTTCACCATCACCATCTGGCGTGGTATCTTCACGTCCGCGCAGTTCGGCCTCGCCAACCAGTTCATCACCTGGGTCGGCTTCGACGCCGTTGCGTGGCTCAACGAGCGATGGGCCGCCTTCTTCGCGTATAACATCACGGAGATGTGGCTGGCGTATCCGTTCATGGTGATCATCACGGTGTCGGCCCTGCAGGACGTCCCCGAGGAACTCCACGAGGCCGCGAAAGTCGACGGCGCTGGCTACTTCTCCCGGTTCTTCCATGTGACGCTGCCGAGCGTGAAGCGCCCGGTGCTGTTCGCGTCTATCCTCACTGCGGCGGCGTCGTTCCAGCAGTTCCTCATCCCGTACGCGTTCAACGAGGGTGGACCCGCCCGACTGAACGAACTGATCATCGTCTACGGCTACCGTGAGGCGTTCCAGTTCAGCCAGTACGGGCAGGGTGCTGCCATCATGCTCATCGCCGTCGTGTTCATTGGCGTGTTCATGTGGCTGAACGTCAAGAAGGGCAAACTCGCTGACGGGGTGGACGAGGCGTGAGCCTCTTCTCGCTCGTCGCCGAGAAGATTGCACGCGACGTTCGGACGCTCGCCGAAGCACCGAGAGAGGCTGTCATCGAGGCCCGGTACACCGCGCGTGCATACCGTGAGGGCGAGGTCTCCGGAATCCAGATCCTGCGGACGGTCGGCGCAACGGTTGGTGCGGCAGCAGTCGTCGCCGTATTGCTGTTCCCGATCTACTGGATCGCGATGTCCGCTATCTCGGGGTCCGGCGGCACGGTGTACGCCGCCGGCGGCTTCAGTTTCTTCCCCGACAACCCGTCGGTCAAGCCGTTCGTGTGGGTGCTGGGCGACCTGATTGTCCCAGCCCTCGCGATCACGGTGAACGTCCCGTTGACCGACCTCGCGGTCGTGTTCAACACGCCCGAGATCGCGTTCCTCGACGCCAGCGACTACGGCATCGAGAACCCCTCGAACTTCAAGGCCTTCTTCGTCAACAGCGTCATCGTCTCTGTGCCGACGGTACTACTGGCGATGTCGGTGATCGTGCCCGCGGCGTACGCGCTGTCGCGCCGTGAGTTCCTGATGCGGCGGAAGATCCTCTTCGGCTACGTCCTGTTCACGCAGGTCGGCGGCGGTCTCGGGATCGCGGCGCTCATCGCCCTGTACGCGATGTTCGTCCAGGTCGGCCTCAACAACAACCGCCTCGCGCTCGCAGCGTACTACGCCGCGACGGCGGTGCCGTTCAACACCTGGCTGTTGAAGACGTATATGGACGGTATCCCGACCAGTTACGAGGAAGCCGCCATCGTCGACGGCGCGCCGCCGTGGCGCGTCGTCACGGAGGTCATCCTCCCGCTGTCGACGGCGGGCCTGGCGACGGTGTTCATCTTCACCTTCCTCACGGGGTGGATGGAGTTCGTCGTCGCTCAGACGTTGCTGTCGGCGGACAAGTTCACGCTCCCGGTGGGGCTGTTCAGCCTCGTTACGGAGTACTCGATCCCGTGGGCGCGCTTCTCGGCATTCGCGCTCACGTTCGCCTCGCCCGTGATGCTCGTGTACTTGTTCGCACAACGGTACATCGAGGGCGGCCTCTCCTTCTCCGGGATGGAAGGGTAGCCCCTCGCACGAACGGGCTGATTTTCGTCGTTCGCGGTGTCGACGTCACTGTCCGCGTTGACCGTCTACTCGTCGACCTGCTCTTGTATCCCGATCCAGTTGACGACCGATCCGCCGCGATCCGTGACGGGAACTATCGAGACACGGTTTCTGAACTGCGTCCCGTCGGCCCGGTAGTTGGTAAGCGTCGTCGTCGCGCGACTCCACGTCGAGAGCGCCTCCCGCAGGTCCGCGACCGGCCCTGGATCAGTATCTGGTCCCTGCAGGAGGCGGAGATTCTCCTCGTGGAGGTCACCGAGCGAGTAGCCGGTCAGATCCCGAAACTTCTGATTTGCGTAACGAACGGGGTTGTCTGCGTACGCGGGGCCGGTGAGTGTGATGCCGAACGTCGCCTCATCGAAGACGCGGATGCGTCGAATAAGTCCGCGTTCACGGTCGCCGAGCGAGACGTCGTCAGCAGTCGCTGCTGTCATCGACTCCAGTAGCGTCGAATCGGTGTAGTCATCTGCGAGTTCCCTCAGTGACTCGACGTCGTACTCCTCGGTTTCCACGTCTGCGGCGACACGGCGGTGAAATCGCTCGTCGTCGAGTTGCAACAAATCACCGAGTTCGTCCCGTGAGAGCATCTCGTGGGTGGAGTGAAGGGCAACAGCAGGCAAACCCCTGTCGGCCTCGAACGGTCGGCGGCCCCGCGAGGTTTTGTGTCTTGCCCGCCACCTTCTGGACGGATGGATACGTCGGAAACGCCGGAGGCGTCCGAAGCACTCGAAGGGTCGACTGCCCCTGCGCCCGGCAGACCAGTCGTCTTGTTAACGGGTGGTACCAGCGGAATCGGACGGGAGGCGGTGCAGCGACTGGCCGAATCAGGGGCGACGGTACTGACAGTCGGACGTCGTGCAGACCGCGGCCGGCGCATCGCAGAGGAAGTGACGAGCGAAACACCAGGAACGGTACGGTTTCAGCCCATCGACTTGGAAACGTTTGCGGCCGTCCGTGACCTCGCTGCGTGGGTCCGCGAGGAAACTGACCGTCTCGACGCACTCGTCCACAACGCGGCGCTCTCCTCACAGGAGCGATACGTCACACCCAACGGGGTCGAACGGACGTTCGCCGTCAACCACCTCGCGCCGTACCTCCTGACTCACGAGTTGCTGGGACTGCTCGCAGACACTGGTGATTCCCGCGTCGTCATTACCGCGTCGAGTGTCCACCGCCGTGGCACGCTCGATTTCGACGATATCGGGTTCGAACGCGGTTACGACGGCCTCGATGCATACGCCCGGTCGAAACTCGCCAACGTGGCGTTCACGCTCGAACTTGCAGCGCGGCTGGGTGACGACGAGCGGACGCAAGGAGTAGTCGCGAACTGCGTCCACCCCGGATTCATCCCGACGACTGGCCTCTACCGCGACGTCTCGTGGCGAGCCAAGCTGGCGACGCGAGTCGTCGGCGCGATTCCCGGTATCGGCACGAGTGTCAACGAGGGTGCGCGGCGACTCGTCGAAGTCGTGATTGATCCGGAATATGCAACGCGAACGGGGGAGTACGTCGGCGACGGCGGTCCAGAAGAACCGAGCGAGGAGGCTCGCGACCCCGACGTCCGATATCGGCTATGGCGAGTGAGCGCCGAGTTAGTAGGAGTTGACCCTAACTGGCCGTGATACCGAATGTAGCGGATCGAAGCGCCGGAGATATTACTCGAAGATGTGCCCTTCGATTCGGTCGACGACCTCACCAAACGCGACGTTTTGTTTCACGCTGGTTACGTTGATCCGAACGCGCTCGCCTTTGTCTGTATCTGGCACAATAATCACGTAGCCGCGATCGACGCGAGCGATGCCGTCGCCCTGGTCACCGATACTCTCGATGTCAACGACGAGTTCTTCGCCACGGTCAACCGGCGGTTCTGGTTCATCCGACGACGACACCGAACGAGTCGTGTCCGATCTGCTACTCGGGCTGCTGGTGTCGGACTCGGTAGCCGACGTCGTCTCATTCGTGTTGGACGTCGATACCACGTCGGACTGTGATTCGGGAGAGATCCCATTTGACGCCGCCGTTCCATCCGGAGTGCTCGCATTCGAGGCGAGGATGACAACTCGATACACCGCTCCCTCGCGGACCGACTCTAGTTCGACCTCGCGTTTTGGAACTTCAACAACGTACGAATCGTCGCGTTCGGTCACTTCCGCACTGAACATACATCGTAGATCCTCTGAAATCTCCATCAAATAATCGTTAGTACCCCAAGGATGTTAACACTATGTATATACATACAGTGTGCAGCATATTCTACAGGTAAACAGATGTGGTTCAGTATCAGAAACAAACGCCAACGGAACTAGACGATCGCTGACTCAATCTACGTGGTTAACGATTCGACCAGTTCTGACACCGCTCACCTCGAGAAGGGTGACGCTGATGGGTCTGACCAACCTGTGCTGCCGTCAATGTGAATTGCGGTAGTTCACAGTGACACCACCGTGTCCGCTGTATCAAGTCGTGAAGGGAGTTCTTCAACTACGTTACTACGGACGCAGTGGTGTGGAAACGTGGTGTGTTCCCGGTTGGAATCATCAAGACACGAGCCTCGAACAACGGACATCGTGGTGTCAATCATAGGGCGGCGCAGTCCTCATTCGAACGGAGAACTGCGGACACGGTGGGGTCGCTGACCTCCTGGTAGACCGAAGTAACAGTGACCCCACTAGTGATCCGAGACACACCACAATGTCCGTAGTTTCTGTTACAAGTTTTGGTGAGAACTACGGACATAGTGGTGTTCGACATATTTGCCGTGGTCAATGATCACGGCCTTCCCGGTCAGGAGGGTAGTACTCATCGAGAACTGACGATCGATGATCCGAGATGACTCGGTCAACCCTCTCCCCCCACTATGTCCGCAGTTCTCGGTCGAGAGAGTACCGTCAGGTACGAAGGTATTGATTCCACTCTAATCTCCACCTCATTAATTTAATAGAAGTTGCCGTACGGACTAGCTCGTCTGCTATTGTAATAAAACCTTCCGTGTATACTGGTCTTGTGGTTTGCTGTAGGGGTGGCCCCCTCTTCGATCCACAGAACAGCGGACAAAGTGGGGTGGGTGTGTCCCGACGTTTCTTTAAGTACTAGCAGAACAGCGGAAACAGCGGACGCTCCGGACGCGGTGGTTTTATATCCGATTGGAGACATCAACGAATGACTACAGATGGGGATGTTCGAGCGGGACACCGATATCTACCGGGACCGCGATGCACTTCGCGAGGACTATCAGCCCGAGCAACTCGTCGGCCGCGACGAGGAACTCGACACGTATCGGGCGGCGCTCCAGCCGGTCATCAACGGCGAACAGCCGAACAACGTCTTTCTGTACGGCAAGACCGGTGTAGGAAAGACAGCTGCAACCCGCTACTTGCTCGACCATCTCCAACAAGACGCCGCACAGTACGACGACATCGAACTCACCGTCACCGCGCTCAACTGCGATGGGTTGACTTCGTCGTACCAGGTCGCGACTCGTCTCGTCAACGAGTTCCGCGACGACACCGATCAAATCTCGACTACGGGATATCCACGCGCGAGTGTCTATGAGATGCTGTGGGACGAACTCGACGACTGCGGCGGAACGATCCTCATCGTCCTCGACGAGGTTGATCACGTAGAAGACGATTCTATCCTCTACCAGCTACCTCGCGCACGCGCGAACGGCAACCTCTCGACGGCCAAGATCGGGATCGTCGGCATCTCCAACGACTTCTCCTTCCGCGACGACCTCTCCCCGAAAGTCCGCTCGTCGCTGTGTGAACAAGAGATTCACTTCCCGGCGTACGACGCTACCGACCTCCAGAAGATCCTCGAACAGCGTGTCGAAGTTGCGTTCCACGAGGACGTTCTCGACCCTGGCGTCATCCCGCTTTGTGCAGCCTACGGCGCGAAAGACGCCGGCGACGCCCGACAGTCGATCGACTTGCTGATGAAAGCGGGTGACTTGGCTCGTGACGACGACACCGACAGCGTCACCGAAGATCACGTTGAACGTGGTCGGCGGGCGCTCGAACGCGGTCGGATCAAAGAGGGAATCACCGGACTCACACAGCACGGCCATCTCGTGTTATACGCACTTCTCACGTTGGATCTCGAGAACGAGGCACCTGTCCGCTCCCGCGACGTTCGACCGCGATATTCTCGATTCGCAGAGATGGCCGACCGCGACCCACTCGTCCCCCGGCGGATGCGCGACCACCTGTCGGAACTGGCGATGCTTGGCATCATCTCGGTCACCGAGCGAAACGAGGGACGCCGAGGAGGGACCTACCGCGAGTACGCCCTAGATATGGACGTCGACCTGCTCCTCGACGCGATGTCGGACACCGTCCAAGACGTCGGTGTTCACCAATCCGTCCAGGACTTCCTCATCGAAGACCCCAAGAACGAGATGACCGACGCCCGTGTGACTGACTTCATTCCAGAGGACTGATCGATCGTCTGCACAACGGCGGACATCGTGGTGTCCGACCAGTTGTTTCCCCGGACCGATCACCGACTGAACAACCTGACGCTGCTGGCAGACTGTATGGCGCGTTCGGGGTCATCGATACCGCCCCAGACACCTGCCGTTAGTAGTGACCGATGGGCGCGATACCTAGATAACAGCGGACGTGGTGGTGTCCACCCACCGAGGTACTCGCTCACGTGAGGACGACTCAGTCAACTCGGACGAGCAAAAGAGTCGGACCCGGCCGTGCGGGACTCACACCACGATGTCCGCAGTAACACGGGCACCCGCGATCGGATAACTCCGGACACGGTGGTGTGGCCGGATCGAGATACTGTCGTCACAACTGCGGACATCGTGGTGTGTCCCTCTGGAACGCGCTGGGGTGTACGCTGTGGTCGACGCGAGTTGCCGTCAGAGTGCCACGCTGTTAGGATAGACGGCCCGGTTGGGGCTACGCCCACCAAGGCCGTCGGCGGTTCAGTCCGATTTGACGGTTATCTCTTCGAAGCGATCCGTGCTCGTCTTCGGGAGCGAGATGGCGCAGACGCCATCGGAGAGGCTCGCCTCTGCACCACCGGCTCTCACGACCGCGGGAAGCGTGAGCACACGCTCGATTTCGGGAGCACGTTCGGAGAGGACGAGGGTGTCGTCGCCTTCGAGTTCGGACTCGCGTTCGGCGCTGATCACCAGCGTTTGCTGATTGATCCGAACGTGGATGTCCTCCGCCGAGCACCCCGGGAGGTCGGCGTAGACGAGTATCTCCTCGCCGGCGTCGATGACGTCGATATCCGGGTACGAGACCGGCTTCGTCGACGGATATATCGACTCCTGCAGCTGTTCCTGTGCGACGCCACCGAACTGCTCGGCGGCCGCTGCGTCGATGAGATCAGATCGCTCCTGGCCGGACGGGAAACTGGACATCAGTGACTCACCGATGTCAGCCCTGCGGCTGTTGCGTCTGCTGAGCCGGCTGTACCTGCTGGGACTGCTGCTCGAACTGCGACGCCATCGCCTGTGGCTGAAGCGACGAGTTCTGCAGCGACATCACCGTCTGCTGGAGCGTCGAGACGAGTTCGTCCACCGGCGCGTCGTTCGGCTGCTGCTGGAGTTCCTGGATACCCTGTTGCAGCCCCTGGACCACGCACTGCTGGAAGGAAGTCGCGAACGGCGACTGACGGGCCACGAGCTTGCGCTGTGTCTCGGCCATCGCTTCGAGGTCTTCAGTCAAGCGCGCGACTGTGGGCTTCCCGTTCTCGAGTGCGTACACGTTCGCTTGCTCGAGCGTCCGTTCCAGTTCCTGCAGGGAGGCGGCTATCTGCTGGCTCTCGGCCGCAGACTGGAACTGCTCGCCCGTCTGCTGGGCCGCAGCGAATCCGTACAGCGTCGTCGCCTGCGGAACGTACTGCGGCTGCTCGGTCTGCTGCTGCGGGATCTGTTGCTGCGGGATCTGTTGCTGCGGGATCTGGCTCTGTGGGGCCTGCTGCTGTGGAAGCTGCCCCTGCTGGGTCTGCTGTTGTGGGACCTGTTGCTGTGGAATCTGACTCTGTGGGGCCTGCTGCTGTGGAATCTGCCCCTGCTGGGTCTGCTGTGGGACCTGTTGCTGCGGGATCTGCTGCGGAACTTGCTGGGGTGCGACCTGCGTCTGCTGCGGAACCTGCGCCTGCGGGATCTGTTGTTCCTGTTGCGGAATCTGTTGGGGAACGAACTGTGTCTGCTGTGGAAGCTGCGCCTGCGGGATCTGCTGCTGCTGTGGAAGCTGCGCCTGCGGGATCTGCTGCTGCTGTGGAAGCTGCTGCGAGAGCTGCGGCACCGGATTCACACTATACTGATTCGGCTGCTGTGGCGGTATCTGGCTCATAGTCGGTAGTTCTCCGCGGACGAACCCTGGAGGCGCAACCTCTCGCCTCCTGCCCCCCTGGTTCTCCCGTCGGAGCATCCGAGACGTTGGCAGAATTTCGTATTGTTATACGGAAGATACGGCAATTTCAGGCCTTCTACCCCCAGAACCTACTAAATTGAACCTCTACCTACTGTGACGATCTGACGGGCCAAACGATCTCGGTAGGCAGCGCCAACCTCGTGTATGGTCGGCGTACTCTGCACTCGTCGCGTCAAAATGCGAGACGCTCGACACCCGCCGACTCCTGCGCGAGCGGTCCTGTGGGCTTCTCACACCTCGGGCACACTGGATAGCCGAGCACGTCGTACTCGATCCCGAACGATGGGGCCGACGCGTCACACGATTCACACCTGAACACCGCCCGGTCCACGGTCTCCATACTCGTGGTGTATGTTGTCATTGTACTTATTTGTATGCCGTGTGTCTGCCAATTGTCTGACTACATTGCACAGCGATTCGTGAGAAACCGGATTGTGAGAAGGTGGTTCCCGAACGATGTCCGTGTCGGGTTAGTCTCGACGACGGAAAACGACACGTACCCGGAGTGCGTAATCGGTGTATGGTCGACGACGCCGCCGACGCACGACGGGTTCCCGAAGGCTGGCTGAATATGCTGGAACTCGTCATTGACGAGGCCATCGAACGAGAGGGTGGTATCCGTCTCGACACGGAGGACCTTCGAGTCGACGTTCCACTGGAGTTCGGCGACGACGCCGAGCGAGCGGAGTGGGGGTTCGACGGGTCAGTGACGGTCGAGACCGAAGGGACCAGAGGAACGCTCGCGGAGTGGTATCACCTTCACCGCGAGTCGCTTCCCGACCCGCACGGTAACGGCAAGAATGCAGGTACTCCGCGTGACGACGCCAACCGCTGAGTAGGTGGCAGTCCACCGAGTCACGCCAGCCGCTGGCGAACGTGACTGCGCGTCGTGACACGAGCGACGCGTTTCTCGAGGGTCGGTCGGGTCGGCTACGAGGGTAGAACTGGCAGCTGACTCAGGCCTGTGCTTCTGCGGTGACGTCAGCCGACGGATCCGCGTCGTCGGTCAGCGAGTAGAGCCGCTTTCGCGCGTCACGGAGGCAGATAGATTCGGACACGAGGCCCGCCTCTTCGAGACGCCCCAACGCGGTGCGAACCGTTCGTGCTGACAGCGCTGTCTCTTCGACGAGTTCCGTCTGCGTGTGTTGCTCGTCACGGTCGAGAACGAAGTGGACCAACTTTGCGCTTGGCGGTAGGTCGGCGAACGCGTCGTCCTGCGCGGTGGCGTCCGGGGTAGTCGATACGTCGTGCTGGTCGGGGTCGGTTTCTGTGTGGTGGTCTCCGGTCATGGTATACGGGGACGTCGCCGACGACTGGCGACGGTCGAACGGTAGTACCTCGTTTTACTCAACGACCGGGAGTGACTTACCCGTTTTCGGGGCATCAGCGTCACCCAGTTACACTAGTGTAACCACGTTCGCCAACGAACTCTCCGTCGACACTATCCTTATCAGATTGGCCACTGACAATCGTGTATGGCATCTGTTGTGATCGTTGGAGGTGGGCCCGCCGGACTAACCGCCGCGTTGTTCGCACAGAAGAACGGTCTCAGCGCGACCGTCCTCGATGCTGACGGAACGTGGCTCCACAAGGCACACCTGTTCAACTATCCGGGGATCGGATCGGTCGACGGATCGGCGTATCTTCACACGTTGCGCGAACAGGTCGACAGTTTCGGCGTCGAACGCGTCCAGGACACGAAAGTGACTGCAGTCTCGACCACCGACGACGGTTTCCACGTCGAGACGGACGGCGAAGACGACTTGCAAGGCGACTACCTCGTCCTCGCGACGGGTGCGAAGCGCGACCTCGCGGAGTCGCTGGGGTGTGCGTTCGACGGCGACGTCGTCGACGTCGACGTGTCGATGGAGACGAGCGTCGAGAACGCGTACGCGACGGGCGCGATGGTCAGAGCCGAAGAGTGGCAGGCGGTCATCTCTGCGGGCGACGGGGCCGCCGCCGCGTTGAACATCCTCTCGAAAGAGCGGGGTGAGCACTTCCACGACTTCGATGTGCCTGCGGACGCCGAGGAAGTGTTCGGCGCGATGAGCGAACAGTAAGTCCCGCGACTCGTCGACCGCGTCGCGACA of the Halobaculum limi genome contains:
- a CDS encoding carbohydrate ABC transporter permease, which translates into the protein MSATSSIADRVAELPAIEREDVSLLLVLPGLFLFAAFMFFPMLYLLGISFTNARPSNLFMGGSFLTFGEATFVGIENYVSVLSDGKFWNSLGITWLFVATSLVLKITLGLGVALVVTNDRVRGARFMRSLLIIPMGLPAIFTITIWRGIFTSAQFGLANQFITWVGFDAVAWLNERWAAFFAYNITEMWLAYPFMVIITVSALQDVPEELHEAAKVDGAGYFSRFFHVTLPSVKRPVLFASILTAAASFQQFLIPYAFNEGGPARLNELIIVYGYREAFQFSQYGQGAAIMLIAVVFIGVFMWLNVKKGKLADGVDEA
- a CDS encoding sugar ABC transporter permease, coding for MSLFSLVAEKIARDVRTLAEAPREAVIEARYTARAYREGEVSGIQILRTVGATVGAAAVVAVLLFPIYWIAMSAISGSGGTVYAAGGFSFFPDNPSVKPFVWVLGDLIVPALAITVNVPLTDLAVVFNTPEIAFLDASDYGIENPSNFKAFFVNSVIVSVPTVLLAMSVIVPAAYALSRREFLMRRKILFGYVLFTQVGGGLGIAALIALYAMFVQVGLNNNRLALAAYYAATAVPFNTWLLKTYMDGIPTSYEEAAIVDGAPPWRVVTEVILPLSTAGLATVFIFTFLTGWMEFVVAQTLLSADKFTLPVGLFSLVTEYSIPWARFSAFALTFASPVMLVYLFAQRYIEGGLSFSGMEG
- a CDS encoding PAS domain-containing protein, producing MLSRDELGDLLQLDDERFHRRVAADVETEEYDVESLRELADDYTDSTLLESMTAATADDVSLGDRERGLIRRIRVFDEATFGITLTGPAYADNPVRYANQKFRDLTGYSLGDLHEENLRLLQGPDTDPGPVADLREALSTWSRATTTLTNYRADGTQFRNRVSIVPVTDRGGSVVNWIGIQEQVDE
- a CDS encoding SDR family NAD(P)-dependent oxidoreductase; translated protein: MDTSETPEASEALEGSTAPAPGRPVVLLTGGTSGIGREAVQRLAESGATVLTVGRRADRGRRIAEEVTSETPGTVRFQPIDLETFAAVRDLAAWVREETDRLDALVHNAALSSQERYVTPNGVERTFAVNHLAPYLLTHELLGLLADTGDSRVVITASSVHRRGTLDFDDIGFERGYDGLDAYARSKLANVAFTLELAARLGDDERTQGVVANCVHPGFIPTTGLYRDVSWRAKLATRVVGAIPGIGTSVNEGARRLVEVVIDPEYATRTGEYVGDGGPEEPSEEARDPDVRYRLWRVSAELVGVDPNWP
- a CDS encoding TRAM domain-containing protein — protein: MEISEDLRCMFSAEVTERDDSYVVEVPKREVELESVREGAVYRVVILASNASTPDGTAASNGISPESQSDVVSTSNTNETTSATESDTSSPSSRSDTTRSVSSSDEPEPPVDRGEELVVDIESIGDQGDGIARVDRGYVIIVPDTDKGERVRINVTSVKQNVAFGEVVDRIEGHIFE
- a CDS encoding orc1/cdc6 family replication initiation protein → MGMFERDTDIYRDRDALREDYQPEQLVGRDEELDTYRAALQPVINGEQPNNVFLYGKTGVGKTAATRYLLDHLQQDAAQYDDIELTVTALNCDGLTSSYQVATRLVNEFRDDTDQISTTGYPRASVYEMLWDELDDCGGTILIVLDEVDHVEDDSILYQLPRARANGNLSTAKIGIVGISNDFSFRDDLSPKVRSSLCEQEIHFPAYDATDLQKILEQRVEVAFHEDVLDPGVIPLCAAYGAKDAGDARQSIDLLMKAGDLARDDDTDSVTEDHVERGRRALERGRIKEGITGLTQHGHLVLYALLTLDLENEAPVRSRDVRPRYSRFAEMADRDPLVPRRMRDHLSELAMLGIISVTERNEGRRGGTYREYALDMDVDLLLDAMSDTVQDVGVHQSVQDFLIEDPKNEMTDARVTDFIPED
- a CDS encoding Hsp20/alpha crystallin family protein translates to MSSFPSGQERSDLIDAAAAEQFGGVAQEQLQESIYPSTKPVSYPDIDVIDAGEEILVYADLPGCSAEDIHVRINQQTLVISAERESELEGDDTLVLSERAPEIERVLTLPAVVRAGGAEASLSDGVCAISLPKTSTDRFEEITVKSD
- a CDS encoding helix-turn-helix transcriptional regulator; this encodes MTGDHHTETDPDQHDVSTTPDATAQDDAFADLPPSAKLVHFVLDRDEQHTQTELVEETALSARTVRTALGRLEEAGLVSESICLRDARKRLYSLTDDADPSADVTAEAQA
- a CDS encoding NAD(P)/FAD-dependent oxidoreductase, with the translated sequence MASVVIVGGGPAGLTAALFAQKNGLSATVLDADGTWLHKAHLFNYPGIGSVDGSAYLHTLREQVDSFGVERVQDTKVTAVSTTDDGFHVETDGEDDLQGDYLVLATGAKRDLAESLGCAFDGDVVDVDVSMETSVENAYATGAMVRAEEWQAVISAGDGAAAALNILSKERGEHFHDFDVPADAEEVFGAMSEQ